The Deinococcus depolymerans genome includes a region encoding these proteins:
- a CDS encoding histidine phosphatase family protein has protein sequence MPGGLTLHLVRHAPTLPNAQRRYPHPHEDAPLTPAGAELARRLDLPRGALAFTSPLGRARQTARLAGFPHALPQPALAEASFGVMAGHTWTELEAAHGDAPRTWIDALGDPHSPHGPPGGDTGQGFHARVQAWLDTLPAGEAVAFTHAGPLLAALRLTVGLAAVATPPGTVATLRREGGHWWLTALRPPP, from the coding sequence ATGCCCGGGGGCCTGACGCTGCATCTGGTGCGTCACGCGCCCACCCTCCCGAACGCGCAGCGCCGTTACCCGCACCCGCACGAGGACGCGCCCCTCACGCCCGCCGGGGCAGAACTGGCCCGCCGCCTCGACCTGCCCCGGGGCGCGCTGGCGTTCACGTCCCCGCTGGGCCGCGCCCGGCAGACCGCGCGGCTGGCCGGCTTCCCGCACGCCCTGCCCCAACCCGCGCTGGCAGAGGCGAGTTTCGGCGTGATGGCCGGGCACACCTGGACCGAACTGGAAGCCGCGCACGGCGACGCGCCCCGCACCTGGATCGACGCGCTGGGCGACCCCCACAGCCCCCACGGTCCCCCCGGCGGCGACACCGGCCAGGGCTTTCACGCCCGCGTGCAGGCGTGGCTGGACACCCTGCCCGCCGGCGAGGCGGTGGCCTTCACGCACGCCGGGCCGCTGCTGGCCGCGCTGCGCCTCACCGTGGGCCTCGCGGCGGTCGCCACGCCGCCCGGCACGGTCGCCACGCTGCGCCGCGAAGGGGGGCACTGGTGGCTGACCGCGCTGCGCCCGCCTCCCTGA
- the cobT gene encoding nicotinate-nucleotide--dimethylbenzimidazole phosphoribosyltransferase, with product MHPDLTALLNAIQPADAGVMTRARARQAQLTKPAGALGDLEDLAVRLAGVLGSERPDPRGVAVIVAAGDHGVARAGVSAYPPEVTPAMVANFLADTPAGPGGAAVNALARAVGARVYVMDAGVNAELPEHPALVRAALRCGTHDLSVQAAMTPQEAQALILAGAALARRAIEDGADILIPGEMGIGNTTPAAAITARLLNLDAAQVTGRGTGVDDARLAHKVAVIRTALDRTPTTDPLEVLAQFGGFEIAAMLGVMLQAAASHRAVILDGFVEGSAALIGAALAPHLRDHLFPAGQCAEIGHAAQLAHLGLKPMFHLNLRLGEGTGGVLAAPMLLGAAATLREMRTFAEAGVPGA from the coding sequence ATGCATCCTGACCTGACGGCCCTCCTGAACGCCATCCAGCCTGCCGACGCGGGGGTGATGACGCGGGCGCGGGCGCGGCAGGCGCAACTGACCAAACCCGCCGGGGCGCTGGGTGATCTGGAAGACCTCGCCGTGCGGTTGGCGGGCGTGCTGGGCAGCGAGCGCCCCGACCCGCGCGGCGTGGCAGTCATCGTCGCGGCCGGGGATCACGGCGTGGCCCGCGCGGGCGTCAGCGCCTACCCGCCCGAGGTGACCCCGGCGATGGTCGCGAACTTCCTGGCGGACACGCCCGCCGGGCCGGGCGGCGCGGCCGTGAACGCCCTGGCGCGGGCAGTGGGCGCGCGGGTGTACGTGATGGACGCCGGAGTGAACGCCGAGTTGCCGGAGCACCCGGCGCTGGTCCGCGCGGCCCTGCGGTGCGGCACGCATGACCTGAGCGTGCAGGCGGCCATGACACCGCAGGAGGCGCAGGCGCTGATCCTGGCAGGCGCGGCCCTGGCCCGCCGGGCCATCGAGGACGGCGCGGACATCCTGATTCCCGGCGAGATGGGCATCGGGAACACCACCCCGGCCGCCGCCATCACCGCCCGCCTCCTGAACCTGGACGCCGCGCAGGTCACGGGGCGCGGCACCGGCGTGGACGACGCGCGGCTGGCCCACAAGGTCGCCGTGATCCGCACGGCGCTGGACCGCACGCCCACCACCGACCCACTGGAGGTGCTCGCCCAGTTCGGCGGCTTCGAGATCGCGGCCATGCTGGGGGTCATGCTCCAGGCGGCAGCCTCACACCGGGCAGTGATCCTCGACGGTTTCGTGGAAGGCAGCGCCGCCCTGATCGGCGCCGCCCTCGCCCCGCACCTGCGCGACCACCTGTTCCCCGCCGGACAGTGCGCCGAGATCGGACACGCGGCGCAACTCGCGCACCTGGGCCTGAAGCCCATGTTCCACCTGAACCTCCGCCTGGGCGAGGGCACCGGCGGCGTGCTGGCCGCGCCGATGCT